The DNA sequence AGAGAATTGAAAGATGGGGAAATCCCTACCATCGGGAATAACGGGGACTGTTTCAATAGACGAGGGGATGCGACGGCTGAAGGATTGGCTTCACTCCAAACCTAAATTGCAATAAAAAAGGCCACTTTGAGGTGGCCTTTTCAATAATCTATTTAAGAAGCATCAGTCGATCAGCTTGCCGATGCTGCCAAAGCGGACCCGGAACTTCTCCCGGTCCCATGACCAGTACTTGATGAACGCCAGCCCCTTGATCTTGTCCATTTTCACAAAGCCCCAGAACCGGCTGTCGTAGGAGCGGTCGCGGTTGTCGCCCATGACAAAATAGGAACCGGGCGGCACCACGATCTGCTTGGTGTTGTCGCGCGGGTTCTGGGCAGCAGGGATGACATCCTTCTCCTTGTGAACCTCGTGGGGATTGTTATACGGCTTGGCGTTGACCATCACTGTCTTGCTCACCACCTGGATCACATCGCCCGGCACCCCGATAACCCGCTTGATGAAATCCTTGCTGGGATCTTCCGGGTATTCAAAGACAATGACATCGCCCCGCTTCGGGTCGCGGATCTTGAAAAGGCGCTTGTCGCTGAACGGAAGCTTGGTGCCGTAGATGAATTTGTTTACCAGGATGTGATCGCCGATTGCCAGGGTATCCTCCATGGAGCCTGATGGGATCTTGAAGGCCTGCACCACAAAGGTCCTGATGATCAGGGCCAGGATAACGGCAACAATGATCGACTCTGCGTATTCGCGGATTATATGTTTTCGCTTGAATTCAGGCTGCGGTTTTTCTTCATTACCGTAGTTCTTCATATCTTCCATTGTCAGGTCCTTAGTCCTCTACTTTTAGTATGGCCAGGAACGCCTCTTGGGGGAGTTCCACGTTACCGACGTTCTTCATCCGCTTCTTGCCCTCTTTCTGCTTTTCGAGGAGTTTGCGTTTACGGGTAATATCGCCGCCGTAACATTTGGCAAGAACATCCTTGCGCATAGCCTTGACGGTTTCCCGGGCAATGACCTTGTTGCCGATTGCCGCCTGGATGGCCACCTCGAACATCTGGCGGGAGATCAGCTCTTTCATCTTGGAAACAAGAGCACGGCCTCGGTAGTAGGCCTTTTCCTTATGGACAATGAGAGAGAGGGCATCGACAATCTCTCCGTTGATCATGACGTTCATCCGGACCAGATCACTCCGTCTGAAGTCGAGATGCTCGTAATCCAGGGAGGCATAACCCTTGGAAATCGATTTCAGGCGGTCATAGAAATCGAGCACGATCTCATTCAACGGCAGTTCATAGATGATCATCACCCTGGTTGGGGTCAGATACTTGATCTCCCGCTGCACGCCGCGCTTCTCGACGCAGAGGGCAATCACAGGGCCGACGAAATCGTTGGGCACATGGATATGGGCCAGGATGAACGGCTCTTCCATGTAATCGATATGCTGCGGTTCCGGCATCTTGGCCGCGCTCTCGATCTCGATCATGGTGCTGTCAGTCCGGTGGACCCGATAGACAACAGTCGGTGCCGTGGTGATCAGGTCGAGGCTGAACTCCCGCTCCAGGCGCTCCTGAATGATCTCCATGTGGAGCAGTCCCAGGAAGCCGCAGCGGAAACCGAAGCCGAGCGCCACCGAGGTCTCGGGCTCGAACGAAAAGGACGAATCGTTCAGCTTGAGTTTGGCCAGGGCATCACGAAGCTGTTCATACTGGGCGGTATCGATCGGGTAAAGCCCGGAAAAGACCATCGGCTTTACCTCTTTGAATCCTTCCATGGCCTTGTTGCACTGGCGATGGAGCAAAGTAACGGTATCACCGACCTTGGCGTCGGCGACATCCTTGATACCGGCGATGACAAAACCGACCTCGCCGACCGACAGGCTCGGCACTTCGCGCATGACTGGGGCAAAAACGCCCACCTTGAGCGCCTCGTAAGAGCGGTTGGTGGACATCAGCTGGATCTTGTCCCCCTTCTTGAGGGTGCCGTCAAAGATCCTGACCAGGATAATGACCCCTTGATACTGGTCGTACCAGGAATCGAAGAGCAGCGCCTTGAGTGGTGCGTCCTGATCGCCCTTGGGCGGCGGGATCTTCTTGACGATCTCTTCCAGGATCTCCCTGGTGCCGATCCCTTCCTTGGCACTGGCCAGCACCGCGTCATGGGCATCGATGCCGATGATATCCTCGATCTCCTGGATAACCCGCTCCGGCTCGGCAGCCGGCAGGTCGATCTTGTTGAGAACCGGAAAAACCTCAAGGTTGATATCCAGCGCCAGGTAGACGTTGGCCAAGGTCTGAGCCTCTACCCCTTGCGAGGCATCGACGACCAGCAGCCCGCCTTCGCAGGCAGCCAGCGAACGGGAAACCTCATAGGTAAAGTCCACATGGCCGGGGGTATCAATCAGGTTAAGGATATAGTCCTTGCCGTTATCAGCGGTGTAGTTGAGCCTGACGGTCTGGGCCTTGATGGTTATGCCCCGTTCCCGCTCCAGGTCCATCTTGTCGAGGAACTGGTCCTGCATCTCCCTGGCGGTCAGTGCCCCGGTGTATTCCAGCAGACGGTCGGCCAGCGTTGATTTGCCATGGTCGATATGGGCGATTATTGAAAAATTGCGGATATTGTCGTGAGACATGAACACCTTTGCTTCCTGATTGTATAAACCGGTGAAGAATAGCCCAACAACAGCGCTGATGTAAAGGGATTTCTCGTCTGTAGCCGGTCTGTAAAACATTGCCTTGCATTATTGTCCGTGATAAAGTCCGTTCATAAAAAACTCTAAAGGATAATCAACGAAATGCTGACAGGAAAGCAGAAGCGATTTCTCCGAGCGTTGGGGCACAGCCTCAAGCCGGTAATCACGGTAGGTAAAAGCGAAGTAACCGAGGCCTTGGTAAAAGAGACCTCTATTGCGTTGGATGCCCATGAATTGATCAAGATCAAGCTGCTGGAGAGCTGCCTTATGGACCGGAACGAGGTCGCCAGGTTGCTTGCCGAAGGGTGCGAGGCCGAAGTGGCCCAGATCCTGGGGAGAACAGCACTGCTGTATCGCCAGGCAAAAGAACCCAAGCTCGAACTTCCTAAACAAACGGCAAAAAAGGGCTGATCAAGGGTGGAAGCAATGCTGCAGACCAAAGAATTCCCTCAGGAAAGACCTGATCTGGCCCCCTATGCCGCTCGCAGTGCCGCATCAAGAGGCCGCAAGCATCATGAAGATTTGCGCGATCCCCGGCCGGCCTTCGAGCGCGACCGGGACCGGATCATCCACTCTGCGGCGTTTCGGCGCCTTGAGTATAAGACCCAGGTCTTTGTCAATCATGAGGGGGATTACTACCGGACCCGCTTGACCCACTCGCTGGAAGTCGCCCAGATCGGCAAGGCCATAGCGCGCCGCCTGAAGCTGAACGAGGAACTGACTGAGGCGGTTGCCCTGGCCCATGATCTTGGGCACACGCCGTTCGGCCACACCGGTGAAGAGGTGCTGAACCGCCTCATGGAAAACAGCGGCGGTTTTGAGCACAATCTCCAGTCGCTACGGGTGATCGACGAACTGGAAGAGCGTTATCCGACCTTCAATGGACTCAACCTGTCCTGGGAAGTGCGTGAAGGGATCATCAAGCACTCCTCTCCCTATGACCGTCCCTCAGGGATCATCGATGAGTTCATGCCGGGAGTGGTTCCGACCGTTGAGGCACAAATTATAAACTTTGCCGATGAGATCGCCTACAACAACCACGATATTGACGATGGTCTGAAATCCGGGCTGTTGAGCATAAAACAGCTACAGCAGGTGGAACTGTGGCAGGAGATGCATGAAAGCATTGCCCGCCGCTTTCCCGGCCTGGACGAAGAACGGGCCAAGTGCCAGACAATCAGTGCCCTGATCGGTTCGTTCATCGCCGACCTGACGGCAAACACCCTCAACAATCTTGAGGCGTTCGCTATTCAAACCACCGATGATCTGCGCCGGGTAAACAGACAGGTTGTTGACTTCACCCCTGAATTCGCCGAGAAAAATCGGCAACTCAAGCGGTTCCTCTTTGAGAACCTCTACCGTCACTACAAAGTCGAACGGATGCGGGTCAAGGCCGAGCGCTATATATCAATGCTGTTCGACAGCTACCTCAAGCACCCCACCCTGCTGCCGCTCAAGTATGTGAAACGGATGGAATCCGTGGGGCGGGAACGGGTGATCTGCGACTATATCGCCGGCATGACCGACCGGTTTGCCCTGGACGAATTCAAGCGGTTATTTGAACCGTATGAAAGGGTATGAGCCGGTTAGCGGTCTGCCCATAAGATCGCTTACTTCTTGACTGCCCAGGTATCTGGTGATAAATTAATGAACTCTTCCTTACAGACAATATCAAGATGAGAGCATAAATGACCAACACGTTGCTGGCAAAGGTTCCCATAAACATTAAAGAGAAACTTGGTTCCTCAAGTTGCGTCTGTCCCCTATCCGGGAAAGACGTCTTTAATGCCCTTAAGGATGAGCACTTGATAGTAATGGGGTGTAATCCCCGGATCATGCATGTCATCCCCGGTATCATGCGCGCGGCGCAAGAGCTTGATGCCGTGGTGGCCTTCGAATTGAGCAGGGCTGAAGGCGACCTTGATGGGGGATACACCGGCCTGACTCCTGAAAGTTTCTGTTCGACTCTGCTATCACATGCGGAATCCTGTCGCTTCACCAAGCCGTTCGTTATTCATGCCGACCATATCTTCATCCCGGATAACTCCCAGGCTGAGCGGGACAGTGCGCGAAGCCTGATCGAAGCGCAGATAGCTGCCGGTTTTACCTCATTTGCCATGGATGCGTCATGCACCCAGCTGGAGCAGAACATTGCCATCATCGCGGACCTGGCTTTGCCGATACAAAAGGCTGGGTTCGGTCTTGAGACCGAACTGGGCGAAGTAAAGCATGTCGGCTCAGAATCCAGGCTTACCGAGGTCTCAGAAGTAACGGCTTTTCTTGCCGGTCTGCAGGACAAAGGGGTTTGCCCCCAGCTGCTGGCCATAGATAACGGCTCGAAAAGCGGCAATTACCTTGATGGCCAGGCAGTCAACATTGACCTTGAACGCACCGGCGAGATTTATCAGGCCGCGGTTCAATTCGGCGTTACCGGGCTGGTGCAGCACGGCATTACCGGCACGCCGTTGAGAATTGTTGGCAGGTTTTCCGATTATGGCATCCGCAAGGGGAACATCGGCACGCTTTGGCAGAACATTGCCCATGCGGGATTCCCGCTGGATCTCATGGACGAAATGCGTAAATGGTCCAGAGAGAACAACCGGGATATCAAGCATGCCACGGCAGTTTTCAAGCAGGAGATTGATGCCATTCCGGCAGAGAATTGCCAGATGATCAGTGAGATGGCTTTCCGGGAAGCAGTCGAATTTATCAAGGCGTTCCATGCTCAGGGAAGCGCTACCAAACTTGCCGCCCGATTTGCAGAATAGATGAGGGTAATCAGTGGCACGGCAAAAGGGCGACGCTTGACCCCTCCGACGGACCGGCGGGTGCGACCGACCTCTGATCGCACCAAGGAAGCTCTTTTCAGTATTTTGCACTCGATGCTCGGCGATCTTACCGGACTGAAGGTCCTGGATGTTTTTGCCGGTACCGGGAACCTCGGCATTGAAGCATTGAGCCGCGGGGCGGCAAGCGCAGTTTTCATTGACAGCCATCGGAGTTCTGCCGCACTGGTGAATGAGAATCTCCGGTCAACAGGGCTCTACGCCAAGGCAGAAGTAATGCAGTCAGAAGTTAGCCAGGCACTGTCAAAGCTTAAGATGCGCAACTGCAGCTTTGACCTGGTTTTTGCCGACCCTCCCTATGATCAAGGGCTGGCAGAAAAATTTCTCGATATAATTTCAGATTCCGTGCTGCTCAACAAAGAGTCTCTTGTGGTTGTTGAATCCGGAGTAAACGAAAATTTCCTTCTCGCTGAAGGTGTTCTGAGGCAAGTCGATCGCCGGATATATGGCGATACGGCCCTGACATTCTTCTCAATTTCTGACTGAGGTTTTCATGCCGCGCAAAATTGCCGTATACCCAGGGTCTTTTGATCCCATTACTTACGGTCATCTGGACATCATTAACCGGGGACTGAAGATATTCGACAATATCATTGTTGCTGTTGCCAGGAATTCGGCCAAAAATTCTCTGTTTACCATAGAGGAACGGGTGGATCTGATCAGCCGTGTCCTTGAAGGGAACGACCGGGCAAAAGTTGACACCTTCGACGGCCTTCTGATAGACTACGTCCGCTCCCAGCAGGCAACGGTGATCATCCGCGGACTCCGGGCCATATCCGATTTCGAGTACGAATTCCAGATCGCCCAGATGAACCGGGGGCTGACCAAAGAGGTCGAAACCCTGTTCATGATGACATCCGTGCCGTATAGCTACCTTTCCTCTTCAATAGTAAAAGAGGTCAGCTCACTGAACGGCCCTGTAGACGGCCTTGTGCCCCCTCTGGTAAAACAAGCACTTGACATCAAGTTTCAGCACCAAAAAACCTCTCAAGGAGACCCGAATGAATCCGTTAGCAGTTGAACTCAACGAGATGCTCAGCCAGAGCAATTCCTACGTTCTGGAGATGCTGTCCGACCTGGGCAAGAACCTGTTCTTTCCCAAGGGAATACTGACCCAGTCGGCCGAAGCCAAAGAGAAAGCCCATAAATTCAACGCTACCATTGGGATCGCCACCGAAAAAGGCGGCCCGATGTACCTCCAGTGCATCCAGGACAAGCTCACCGCCTGGGACCCGAAGGACATCTACCCCTATGCACCGCCGGCCGGCAAGCCGGAACTGCGTTCGCTGTGGCGGGAGAAGCAGTTGCGCGAGAACCCGAGCCAGCAGGGTAAGCACTTCAGCAACCCGATCGTTACCAACGCCCTTACCCACGGCCTCTCCATTGTCGCCGACATGTTCGTCGATCGGGGAGACCACGTGATCCTGCCGGACATGCTCTGGGGAAACTACAATCTCACCTTCGGCACCTGCTCCGGTGCCGTCATGAAAAAATTCCCGACCTTCACCGTGGCCGGTGGCTATGACGTGGACGCCTTCAAGGCCGAATTAAAGAACAGCGCCGAAGAAAAAGGGAAAGCCATTGTCATCCTTAACTTCCCCAACAATCCGAGCGGCTACACCCCGACTGTTGCCGAGGGTAACGCTATCGTCGCCGCCATCAAAGAGGTCGCTGAGGCTGGCTGCAACATCGTTGCGGTAACCGACGACGCCTACTTCGGCCTCTTTTACGAGGACAGCCTGAAGGAGTCGCTCTTCGGCAAGCTGGCCAACCTCCACCCGCGCATTCTGGCGGTCAAGCTGGACGGCGCCACCAAAGAGGAGTTTGTCTGGGGCTTCCGCACCGGCTTCATCACCTTTGCCGACGGCAACAGCTTTGAGAACGAGCGGGTCATGACCGCCCTGGAGAAGAAGGCGATGGGGATCATCCGCGCCCGGATCTCCAACTGCCCTCACCCTTCCCAGACCTTTGCCATCGAGGCGCTCCGCTCCCCGAAATTCCTTGAGCAGAAGGAAGAGAAGTTCCAGGTGCTGAAAGGGCGAGCCCTCAAGGTCAAAGAGGTCCTCAACAGCGGCAAGTACGACTCTGCCTGGACCTACTACCCATTCAATTCCGGTTACTTCATGTGCCTCAAGCTGAAAACCGTCGATGCCGAGAAGCTGCGGGTTCACATCCTCGATAAGTATGGCGTTGGCGGCATCTCCATCGGCAAGACCGACCTGCGAATCGCCTTCTCCTGCATAGAGGAGAAAGACATCCCTGAACTGTTCGACATCATTTACCAGGGAGTTCAGGATCTGGCCTGATCATCCCGCCGTAACCAAGGGGGGCAGTGGCAGCGCCCCCCTACTTTATCAGTTTTTTAACTGGCGAAACCCGCAACGGAGGTTCCATGATCACCAAAGACATGATCATCGGCGACATTATTCGCTCCTTCCCCGCGACCATTCCAGTCTTTGCCAAATACAAGCTGGACTGCTACGAGTGCCAGATCGCCGACCTTGAAACGCTGGAGCATGGTGCCGGAGTCCACAAAATCAGCGTTGACGACCTTCTTGCAGAACTGAACCGGAACGCAGCTTCTTAACTCATGACTGAGCAACTACTTGAATACGAGCAATACTTCCTCCCTCAGCAAGCCATAAGGGTTGCCCTGATTGCAGAGTCTCATACCCTACCGGAACAATCCGGGACCGTCTCAGCACTTTCCGGAGACCTGATAAAAGTCTTCCTCGACTCTCAGTTGCCCATCGCAGATCACCGCGATACGGCAGAGTATCTTCTTGAGCTGCGCTCTGTCCATTTGGGCAGTGCTTTTCGTTGCAGGGCCTTGCTGGTAAGCGACGCATCGGAATTGATCGTTCAGCTGCGACTGGTCGGCAATGTCATTTTTGAAGAGTTGCGTGAGTATTTCAGGATCGATACCTATATCCCGCTGCGCTATATACCAATGCCTGACCGGGACGAAAAAACCATTCTCCGGCAATGGATGGAACTTTCGGATTATCATGCCCAACGGGCAAACAAACCCGCCAGCTTCCTTTACAGTGGCGGCCATGAAACACCGACGCCTCGGGACTCGAACTTTTTTACGCCGCTTGAATACTCGACACCGGTCGCCGCCAACATCAGTGGCGGGGGACTGAGAACCAACCTTCCCGAACATCTGCAACCTGGGTGTAAGGCGATTCTAGAAATGTACCTCCCCGGCGCTCCGTCAAAGGTTGTCGATGTCATCGGCGAGGTCCTGCCATCGGCATTCGTCCATTCAGAGGACGGAGGACGGACCTTTTCCACGCCGTTCAAGTTCACCCATATCAATGAAAGCGATCGCGATGCGATCATCAATCATATCCACAAGGTCCAGCAGAGACAGATCAGGCAAATTTCCGAAGATATGCCGACAGAGTACCAGACGGCACCTGAGATTCATCTCTCAACAAGAGCAAAAGCAAAACGCATCTTAATCAGAGTCCTAGCAATAGCAGCTTCGCTTGTTGTTTTCACCCTTCTCTTCAACCTTTATAAACACAGAGGTAAATCGGAAATAGGCATCATTTTCGAGAAGGGCCTGCAGCTGTATATCGACAAGATCTCTTCCAGAAACAGGGAATAAATCGTTTTTATTGCCCCCCTACTCCGGCCATTTCATAATTGACACTCATGCCGATCTCTTCCCGCACCAAGTTGCTGATACGGGACGCGGACTCTTCCACCAGCATGTCAAGCAGCAGCTTTTTCTTCTTCGGCGGATGGATCACCTCTGGTTCACCTTTAATGCCTGCCAGCCTGCCGGCCTCCTCTATTGCATCCTGAAGAGAGCCGAGGCGATCGACAAGCTTGACGGCAAGGGCCTGTTCGCCGGAGAAGATTCGACCATCGGCGATTGCCTTCACCTGATCAACCGGTAGATTGCGCCCCTCGGCAACTGCCTTGACAAACTGGCCATGGGTACTGTCTATCACCCCCTGCAGCAGCGCCTTCTCCTCATCGGTCATGGGTCGAACCGGCGAACCGGAGTCCTTGTATTTGCCGGTCTTCAAGGTAAAGGCCTTCATCCCGATCTTGTCCATCAATCCTTCCACATTGGAAAACTTCATCAGCACGCCGATACTGCCGGTGATCGTACCCGGGTTGGCATAAATGACCGAAGCAGGGGCAGATATATAATAACCGCCTGAGGCAGCAAGGCTACCCATTGACACGACGACCTTTTTCTTTTTGCTGAGCTTCTTGACCTCTTGGTAAATCTCCTGCGAAGGGCCCACTACCCCGCCAGGCGAATCGACCCTGAGAACGACTGCCTTGACATCATCGTCACGGCCAAAGTCATGGAGCTGCTTTACCGTATCCTGGGAATCAAGGATGATCCCTTTGACCTCCACCACCCCTATGCCGCTGCCCTTGACCAATTTGGCGTCACTACCAAAAAATTGGGTGGCAATAACCAGACACCCCACCAACATCAGGACAAAGCCGATGGTAATGCCGATAGCGATCCAAAGCCATTTATTATTCATATTAAGTCCTTTGCCAATTGCCTGCTAAAATCCTGTCAATGCTTGCTTGACGCCCTTTAATGTTCTCTGCTATCGTTAGTTCATGAAATGCATCGTGTTCTCAGATACCCACGGGAATTACCCGCTGGCAATCGAGGTTTTAACCCACGCAGCTCCGGCTGACATGATTTTCCACCTTGGAGATGAAGCCGAGGATGCCAGCATGATTGAAAGCATCTGCCAGACAAAGGTCCAGAAAGTAGCTGGGAATTGCGACCCTCCCGGGAAATTCCCCAGAGAGATCAGCATGTTCGTCGAAGAAACGAAGGTGCTTTTGACCCACGGCGACCGCTACCATGTCAAGTCAGGACTTGCGAAACTGGTTGAGCGCGCTGTTGCAGTGGAAGCGAACCTGGTCCTTTACGGACATACCCACCAGGCGTCGATCGAGAGAATAAATGACATCCTTTTTGTCAATCCCGGTTCTTTACTGAGAGGTTCCAGCAGCAAAAGCTATGCAGTTCTCAAGATCGAAGCTCATCACGTTGAGGCACAGATCGTTATGCTGGAAGAATAGAAAAATTCCCTTCAGCACCCGCAACCGCAATTATGGCACACCCGGCGGTTGTGCTCCTCCGGGGCGATGGTTTCCGGTGCAAAGGCAACCCGGTGCAGAGCCCTTCGGATATCCTCTTTCAGGTCCAGATTCTGACTCTTGCCGATGATATGGCCAACGCACTGGCTGGTGATCCCGTCAGCAGGAGATGACACCCGGACAGAGTTCAACAGATCCGCATAACTGTTAATATCAATAGTTACCGAATGGTTGGTGGAACGGGCCAAACCAATGTCAAACCGCCCGAGTTCTGATTCCAGTTCGGAGAAAAAACTCGCAAAGTCATCCGTATCAACATCTACTTTCCAGTCGGGGCGTAGGTGATTCTGCCCGAAAAAAGTCACTGTAAGCTTCTTGCCGCTCATTTCCTCGATTACCTCATGTAACTATTTTGATTTTGCATCAACGTCCTGGCGTGCTTCAGCCTTGCGGTTAAGCGAGCTGAATACCATCTCCAGCACTGCCTTCTGCTTTACTTCAAATTTGTTAAGTACGGCAAGGCAGGTGCCTAATGGGAAATTTGCATGAAGATAGTCCGAATCCCTCCCGGAAAGAATAACAATCCGTTTTGGATCCATGCCGGTCTCTACAGCAAAATTGAAGAGTTTGGCGCCATCAATATCCGGCATCTCGAGGTCAAGTACCAGCAGGTCCAATCCCCCTTCTTTGATGATACTCAGGGCACTGACCGGCTTCGAGCATGTTACCAACTCAAGCAAAGGATAATTCTCACTGACAAATGCGCCGAGGAGATCCAGAAATACCGGGTCATCATCGACAATAAGGATCTTTCCCATATGTTAACTCGTCATAACCTAGCTATTTAATGATCTTGGTGGCTACGTTCAACACTTGGATAGGGACGTGGAGATCAAGTGCGCGGGCTGTTTTCATATTGATAATCAGATCGACTTTCTTTGGGGCCACAATAGGGATAATGGCGGGCTTTCTGCCGGCTATCACTTTTGCCGCGAGATCTGCAGCCTGATGTCCCATCTCTCCCGGGTGCGCCTCAAGCGATACCAATGCGCCCCTCTCACCACCATCAGGCACTTGGGTAATAATCGGCACCCTGTGGTCCATGGAACGTCGGATAACCTTGTCTATCTGCCGGCCAACCATGGATGATTCTGTTACATAAAGCAGATCCACCTGGGGAAGAAGGGAAGACAGGGCTTGTTCCAGCATCGCAGGACTGTCTACATTGCTCTCAACTACAGAGAACCGGTTTTGTGCCGCCAGGCGCTTGAGTTCTTTCAACTGGACTACGGAGCCTACTTCACGTGAGGTGAACAAAACTCCTACCTGCCTGAACTGCTTGAACTCCTGCGCAGTCTTGATCAAAGTGGAGAGAGGGACCTTGGAACTTACTCCTGTAGCATTATTACCGGGAGCAGAGAGGCTCTTGGCGATCCCTGTCTCAAGCGGTGCATAGACATCAACAAAGACGATTGGGATATCGTGCGACTCCTGAAGAGCTGCCAAAGCAGCCGGAGCACCAAAAGCCACAATTATGTTAGCACCGATCGCATTAAACTTCCTGATGGCGTTTGACCAGGAAATCGGGTCCGGGTTGGGGATCTGGGTTACTAATTCAATAGTGGTCTGGTCATAGCCTTTGGCAGCCATTGCGCGGACAAAAGCCTTGTGGGCGTTACGGTAGCGAGGTTGATCACTGGACAAAACCGAAGCGATAATCAGACTAGCAGACTTGGCCGTTGTTGCAGGGAACACTGCAACAGACAAGAGCACCGAAAAAGCTAAAACAAGTTTTAGGAATAAGGAGTAGTTCATTACCACTTTGCCGTCAAACTGGTTGTTACTGAATGGACCGAACCGTCATACAACGAATTATAATCGTCATGGTATGTGCGATAACGGTAGTCTACGCCACAGGCAATATTCTTATACAATTGATAATCAACCTTGAAACTCACTGAATCCTCGACCGACTTCAGGGCTGAGATCGCTTTTACCCCTGAGGCATCTACGTTTTGCGTGGATGTCGGATCGAACTCGGCGTTAGATCTCACTTGCTGGAAAGCAAGTGCTGTACCTAGTTTTTCCATGGGCCGTAACGCAATGGTAATGCCATAAAGCAGAGATTGGGCGGTGTAGTTGGACGCTGTTGCGGTGTTAAGATTG is a window from the Geoanaerobacter pelophilus genome containing:
- the sppA gene encoding signal peptide peptidase SppA, giving the protein MNNKWLWIAIGITIGFVLMLVGCLVIATQFFGSDAKLVKGSGIGVVEVKGIILDSQDTVKQLHDFGRDDDVKAVVLRVDSPGGVVGPSQEIYQEVKKLSKKKKVVVSMGSLAASGGYYISAPASVIYANPGTITGSIGVLMKFSNVEGLMDKIGMKAFTLKTGKYKDSGSPVRPMTDEEKALLQGVIDSTHGQFVKAVAEGRNLPVDQVKAIADGRIFSGEQALAVKLVDRLGSLQDAIEEAGRLAGIKGEPEVIHPPKKKKLLLDMLVEESASRISNLVREEIGMSVNYEMAGVGGQ
- a CDS encoding metallophosphoesterase family protein, whose product is MKCIVFSDTHGNYPLAIEVLTHAAPADMIFHLGDEAEDASMIESICQTKVQKVAGNCDPPGKFPREISMFVEETKVLLTHGDRYHVKSGLAKLVERAVAVEANLVLYGHTHQASIERINDILFVNPGSLLRGSSSKSYAVLKIEAHHVEAQIVMLEE
- a CDS encoding response regulator is translated as MGKILIVDDDPVFLDLLGAFVSENYPLLELVTCSKPVSALSIIKEGGLDLLVLDLEMPDIDGAKLFNFAVETGMDPKRIVILSGRDSDYLHANFPLGTCLAVLNKFEVKQKAVLEMVFSSLNRKAEARQDVDAKSK
- a CDS encoding ABC transporter substrate-binding protein produces the protein MNYSLFLKLVLAFSVLLSVAVFPATTAKSASLIIASVLSSDQPRYRNAHKAFVRAMAAKGYDQTTIELVTQIPNPDPISWSNAIRKFNAIGANIIVAFGAPAALAALQESHDIPIVFVDVYAPLETGIAKSLSAPGNNATGVSSKVPLSTLIKTAQEFKQFRQVGVLFTSREVGSVVQLKELKRLAAQNRFSVVESNVDSPAMLEQALSSLLPQVDLLYVTESSMVGRQIDKVIRRSMDHRVPIITQVPDGGERGALVSLEAHPGEMGHQAADLAAKVIAGRKPAIIPIVAPKKVDLIINMKTARALDLHVPIQVLNVATKIIK